From a region of the Paenibacillus sp. R14(2021) genome:
- a CDS encoding Gfo/Idh/MocA family protein — protein MLKIALIGLGFMGRTHLDNYLRLEKEGVPLQVTAICDIDPVKLEGPATSGNIDTASDEAVDFSRFRKYATVEEMLREEELDAVDIALPTYLHKDVSIRCLEAGLHVLCEKPMAPTAADCEEMIRAAEAAGKQLMIGQCLRFWPAYVYLKEAVEKGTFGKVTSASFFRGSGTPTWGPWLLEGDKGGGALLDMHEHDTDIVNWLFGMPDTVSCQALNVIPGSGYDIVSTNYRYGDGKVVNAQVDWTLQGDFGFEMNYRVNFEAGNVSFRGGGVQVNPGGAPGFNPELPADQGYYYELKYFAETLIAKQPLAAIPTRSTQDSIRIIEAERQSASFSGEWVEVKR, from the coding sequence ATGCTGAAAATCGCTCTGATCGGGCTGGGATTCATGGGCAGGACGCATCTGGATAATTATTTGCGGCTGGAGAAGGAAGGCGTGCCGCTGCAAGTCACGGCCATCTGCGATATCGATCCCGTGAAGCTGGAAGGCCCCGCCACGAGCGGCAATATCGACACCGCTTCCGACGAAGCGGTAGATTTCAGCCGTTTCCGCAAGTATGCAACCGTGGAAGAAATGCTTCGAGAAGAAGAATTAGATGCTGTGGATATCGCGCTGCCTACGTATCTGCACAAGGACGTGTCGATCCGCTGCTTGGAGGCGGGCCTCCATGTGCTCTGCGAGAAGCCGATGGCGCCAACTGCCGCCGACTGCGAAGAGATGATTCGGGCTGCCGAAGCCGCAGGCAAACAGCTGATGATCGGCCAATGCCTGCGTTTCTGGCCGGCCTATGTCTACTTGAAGGAAGCCGTTGAGAAGGGGACGTTCGGTAAAGTCACGAGCGCATCGTTCTTCCGCGGCAGCGGTACGCCGACTTGGGGGCCGTGGCTGCTCGAGGGAGACAAAGGCGGCGGCGCACTGCTCGATATGCACGAACATGATACGGATATCGTGAACTGGTTGTTTGGCATGCCGGATACGGTATCCTGCCAAGCGCTCAACGTCATTCCCGGATCGGGCTATGATATCGTATCGACCAATTACCGCTATGGGGATGGCAAAGTCGTCAACGCGCAGGTCGATTGGACCCTTCAGGGGGACTTTGGCTTCGAAATGAATTATAGGGTTAATTTCGAGGCAGGCAACGTGAGCTTCCGCGGCGGCGGCGTGCAGGTGAATCCGGGCGGCGCACCGGGGTTTAACCCGGAGCTTCCTGCAGACCAAGGCTATTACTATGAGCTCAAATATTTCGCGGAAACATTGATCGCCAAGCAGCCGCTTGCCGCTATACCGACGCGGAGCACGCAGGATTCCATACGGATCATTGAAGCCGAGCGTCAATCCGCATCGTTCTCCGGTGAATGGGTAGAAGTAAAGCGATGA
- a CDS encoding sugar phosphate isomerase/epimerase, producing MKKGINIWSFAEGTTIDEAMAIAKDAGFEGIELSLNETGPLSLESSVREIEDIRKLAEDKGIALTSLASGLYWSYSMTSEDRVKREKAKDIAKKQLETAAILGVDTILVIPGAVGVDFIPDSEVVPYDKAYENALEAVTELAGTAASTGVSIGIENVWNKFLLSPLEMRQFIDATGSKYVGAYFDVGNVVYAGYPEHWIRILNSRIKKVHFKDYRRESGGLSGFVDLLAGDVNYPEVIRALEEIGYDDFVIGEMIPPYKHHAKQIIYSTSASMSAILGRNEELC from the coding sequence GTGAAAAAAGGAATTAACATCTGGTCGTTCGCGGAAGGAACGACAATCGACGAGGCGATGGCAATCGCCAAAGACGCAGGCTTTGAAGGCATCGAGCTGTCATTGAACGAGACGGGTCCGTTAAGTTTAGAGAGCAGCGTAAGGGAGATTGAAGATATTCGCAAGCTTGCCGAGGATAAGGGTATCGCGCTTACGAGTCTGGCTAGCGGCCTCTACTGGAGCTATTCGATGACCAGCGAGGACCGCGTGAAACGGGAGAAGGCGAAGGACATCGCCAAGAAGCAGCTTGAGACCGCAGCGATTCTCGGGGTGGACACGATTCTGGTCATTCCGGGAGCGGTCGGCGTCGACTTTATTCCGGATAGCGAAGTGGTTCCGTACGACAAAGCGTACGAGAATGCGCTAGAAGCCGTAACGGAACTGGCCGGTACGGCAGCGTCGACGGGCGTCTCCATCGGCATCGAGAATGTCTGGAATAAATTCTTGCTTTCCCCGCTCGAAATGCGGCAGTTCATCGACGCAACAGGATCGAAATACGTCGGCGCTTATTTTGACGTAGGCAACGTTGTGTACGCCGGCTATCCGGAGCATTGGATCCGGATTCTGAATTCGCGCATCAAGAAGGTGCACTTCAAGGATTATCGCCGGGAGAGCGGCGGCCTGTCCGGCTTCGTTGATCTGCTCGCCGGGGACGTGAACTATCCGGAGGTTATCCGCGCGCTGGAAGAGATCGGCTATGACGATTTCGTGATCGGCGAGATGATTCCGCCGTACAAGCACCATGCCAAACAAATCATTTACAGCACATCCGCTTCGATGAGCGCGATTCTGGGGAGGAACGAGGAGCTATGCTGA
- a CDS encoding AraC family transcriptional regulator, whose product MDFTSLALHESITITKLYSFHYFEYAKGYVFEGEEHDFWELLYVDKGEVEVRADDRIVQLSQGEIIFHKPGEFHTVRVSARHRPPNLIVISFESPSEDMVRFEDKIMPLGKREQGLLALILKEGFLTFNPPFDDPLSHRLSSHPDAPYAGQQVIKACLEVLLILLLRSESADQDKPQLTFTQKDNADSHLQERIVAYMREHIADNLSLDQLCQAMHVGKTRLKDIFQSRAGTGAIDYFKQLKIQEAKVLIRERQYNLTEIAAKLGYGSIHYFSRDFKRSTGMSPSEYARSVIARAGRVEG is encoded by the coding sequence ATGGATTTCACTTCGCTTGCCCTTCACGAATCGATTACGATCACGAAGTTATATTCCTTCCATTACTTCGAATATGCCAAGGGATATGTGTTCGAGGGGGAAGAGCATGATTTCTGGGAGCTTCTCTACGTGGACAAGGGCGAAGTCGAAGTACGAGCCGACGACCGGATCGTGCAGCTCTCCCAAGGCGAGATCATTTTTCATAAACCGGGGGAATTTCATACGGTTCGCGTCTCCGCTCGGCACAGACCGCCGAATCTGATCGTCATCTCGTTCGAATCCCCATCGGAGGATATGGTCCGGTTCGAAGATAAAATCATGCCGCTCGGCAAACGCGAGCAGGGGCTGCTGGCTCTCATTCTGAAGGAAGGCTTCCTTACCTTCAATCCGCCTTTCGACGATCCCCTCTCCCACCGGCTGTCTTCGCACCCCGATGCACCCTATGCGGGGCAGCAGGTGATAAAAGCCTGCTTGGAAGTCCTGCTCATCCTGCTGCTGCGCAGCGAAAGCGCGGATCAGGACAAGCCCCAGCTCACCTTCACGCAGAAAGACAACGCCGATTCGCACCTGCAAGAGCGGATCGTCGCTTATATGAGAGAACATATTGCCGACAATCTTTCTCTAGACCAGCTCTGCCAGGCGATGCATGTGGGGAAAACCCGGTTGAAGGACATTTTCCAATCCCGCGCCGGAACAGGCGCCATCGACTACTTCAAGCAGCTCAAGATCCAAGAAGCCAAAGTGCTCATTCGTGAGAGACAGTACAATTTGACGGAAATCGCAGCCAAGCTCGGCTACGGAAGCATCCATTATTTCTCGCGCGATTTCAAACGTTCGACTGGCATGTCGCCGTCTGAGTATGCGCGATCGGTTATTGCACGAGCGGGGAGAGTTGAAGGATAG
- a CDS encoding YheC/YheD family protein, with product MELKNSGEIHIGHHYFSPQIIATDVIQFQESMQKLLGSTPYIIQKGVPIRQLNNKSFDIRALVQKNDKGLWSVTNVISRIANISSYNTSICEKACLTTDVLKHLYPRDKVKAIIQSVYNLSLRSAEIMDENETYHLGEFSVDFALDNDDHIGIIELNGKPQKDLYDGIRNQFTVYKRPILYAQYLHTR from the coding sequence GTGGAGTTGAAGAATTCAGGGGAAATTCACATTGGTCACCACTATTTCTCACCACAAATCATTGCCACAGACGTCATCCAATTTCAGGAAAGCATGCAAAAACTTCTCGGCTCCACTCCCTATATCATTCAAAAAGGAGTCCCTATACGACAATTAAACAATAAAAGTTTCGATATCAGAGCGCTTGTGCAAAAAAATGATAAAGGCTTATGGTCCGTAACGAATGTCATCAGCCGGATTGCTAATATAAGCAGTTATAATACCAGCATCTGTGAAAAGGCATGTTTAACTACGGATGTTCTCAAGCATTTGTATCCACGCGATAAGGTTAAGGCTATTATTCAATCGGTCTATAACTTAAGTTTAAGATCCGCAGAAATAATGGATGAAAATGAAACCTACCATTTGGGCGAGTTTAGCGTAGATTTTGCGTTGGACAACGATGATCATATTGGGATAATCGAACTAAATGGAAAGCCGCAAAAGGATTTGTATGATGGAATTCGCAACCAATTTACAGTTTATAAGCGGCCGATACTATATGCTCAGTATTTGCACACACGCTAA
- a CDS encoding SDR family oxidoreductase gives MGKIIAITGASSGIGLAAALKLADNGWTVYAGSRNVERDREQYGDRRNLHFVEMEVTDPASLDAAFRHIEAAHGLLDVLFCNAGFGYLRALGQAEHADIEHVFDTNVYGVMHTIRAGLPLLRKAGAGYIIATTSVGGLVGQPFNEIYCASKFAVEGLIESMATYYKPVFNIDLTLLEPGAIATNFNNTVLSHVQQTGGILDDEYRQMITRYIETFQARNTAPQTAESVAEVVWDLLHMETKPLRIRTSEAAEAFCKFKVEQDPTGLDGMLNTRKLHLRL, from the coding sequence ATGGGCAAAATCATTGCCATAACCGGGGCATCCTCTGGCATCGGACTGGCTGCGGCGCTGAAGCTGGCGGATAACGGATGGACCGTTTACGCCGGTTCACGCAACGTGGAGCGAGACCGGGAGCAGTATGGAGACCGGCGGAATTTGCATTTCGTGGAGATGGAAGTGACCGACCCAGCTTCGCTGGACGCGGCGTTCCGGCACATCGAAGCAGCGCATGGCCTGCTTGACGTACTGTTCTGCAATGCGGGCTTCGGGTATTTGAGGGCGCTTGGTCAGGCGGAGCATGCCGATATCGAGCATGTATTCGACACGAACGTCTACGGCGTCATGCACACGATTCGAGCGGGATTGCCGCTGCTGCGCAAAGCGGGCGCGGGCTACATCATCGCGACGACAAGCGTCGGCGGCTTGGTCGGCCAGCCGTTCAATGAAATCTACTGCGCGAGCAAATTCGCGGTGGAAGGACTGATCGAGAGCATGGCGACGTATTACAAGCCGGTGTTTAATATCGACTTGACGCTGCTGGAGCCGGGCGCGATCGCGACGAATTTCAACAACACGGTGCTCAGCCATGTGCAGCAAACGGGCGGCATTCTGGACGACGAGTACAGGCAAATGATTACGCGGTATATCGAGACGTTCCAAGCCCGCAATACAGCGCCGCAAACGGCCGAATCGGTCGCCGAGGTCGTGTGGGACCTGCTGCACATGGAGACGAAGCCGCTGCGGATCCGCACGTCGGAAGCGGCCGAGGCGTTCTGCAAGTTCAAGGTCGAACAGGACCCGACGGGTCTGGACGGGATGCTGAATACGCGGAAGCTGCATTTGCGGCTGTAG
- a CDS encoding 5'-nucleotidase, with product MPYPIENKFVIAVASSALFDLSESDSVFREKGEDEYRLFQRQHENSILGTGVAFPLIKRLLRIFASSEDQPVEVVLLSRNDPDTGLRVFKSIEHYGLPISRAVFVAGSNPFLYMDAFNACLFLSGNLTDVKEAVEYGYPAGCIYPTDYIDDEDDEELRIALDFDGIIADDSAESIFQTGALHTFHDHEKRNAGEPLPGGPLIRFIKEIVKLQKRESQKMHSNPGYKPKIRIAIATARNAPAHERVITTLRQYDLRVDEAFFLGGVDKARVLDIFKPHIFFDDQVGHIEGVARRFPSVHVPFGVTNAIKR from the coding sequence ATGCCTTATCCCATCGAGAATAAATTTGTAATCGCCGTCGCATCGAGCGCCTTATTCGATCTCTCCGAGTCGGATTCCGTCTTCCGCGAGAAGGGCGAGGATGAGTACCGGCTCTTCCAGCGGCAGCATGAGAACAGCATTCTAGGAACGGGTGTCGCCTTCCCGCTTATCAAGCGGCTGCTGCGTATTTTCGCTTCGTCCGAAGATCAGCCGGTCGAGGTCGTGCTGCTATCCCGCAATGACCCGGATACGGGGCTGCGCGTGTTCAAATCCATTGAGCACTACGGTCTTCCGATCAGCCGCGCGGTGTTTGTCGCCGGCAGCAATCCGTTTCTATACATGGATGCCTTCAACGCCTGTTTATTTCTATCCGGCAATTTGACGGACGTGAAGGAAGCGGTCGAGTACGGTTACCCCGCGGGGTGCATCTATCCGACGGATTATATCGACGATGAGGACGACGAGGAGCTGCGGATCGCGCTTGACTTCGACGGCATCATTGCCGATGATTCGGCCGAGAGCATTTTTCAGACAGGGGCGCTGCATACCTTCCACGATCACGAGAAGCGCAATGCGGGCGAGCCGCTTCCCGGGGGTCCGCTTATTCGATTCATTAAAGAAATCGTCAAGCTCCAGAAGCGCGAGAGCCAGAAGATGCATAGCAACCCTGGCTATAAGCCCAAGATCCGAATCGCGATTGCAACCGCACGCAATGCGCCTGCGCATGAACGGGTTATTACGACGCTTCGCCAATATGATCTTCGCGTGGACGAGGCGTTCTTCTTGGGCGGAGTGGACAAGGCGAGGGTACTGGATATTTTCAAACCGCATATCTTTTTCGATGATCAGGTCGGCCATATCGAGGGCGTGGCCCGGCGGTTTCCGTCCGTGCACGTGCCGTTCGGGGTGACGAACGCTATCAAGCGTTAA
- a CDS encoding RDD family protein has protein sequence MNGQTEQEKVLFVQPGIANPPVQQRVYPVKPWQRFWARMMDIYLFFMIGSLLASAVIGFDYKGNLGLLLLTTLAWLLCYAVIDALLMAGLGTTAGKAVFRVVVRSASGGRLTFKEAWRRNLSMLYYGMGLQMPVIMLLCMSRAQYRLRTEGTTRWDKHRFTVVHGDHGLIRRFVCFLLIVGFIVLRVIDFSILPFRL, from the coding sequence ATGAACGGACAAACGGAGCAGGAGAAGGTCTTATTCGTACAGCCGGGAATCGCAAACCCCCCGGTCCAGCAGCGGGTCTATCCCGTGAAGCCGTGGCAGCGGTTTTGGGCGCGCATGATGGATATTTATTTGTTTTTCATGATCGGTTCGCTGCTAGCGAGTGCTGTTATTGGGTTTGATTATAAAGGAAATCTCGGCTTGCTCCTGCTTACGACGTTGGCGTGGTTGCTCTGCTATGCGGTTATTGACGCGCTGCTGATGGCTGGACTTGGAACAACTGCGGGCAAAGCTGTCTTTCGCGTCGTGGTGCGCAGCGCGAGCGGGGGCAGGCTGACATTCAAGGAAGCATGGCGGCGCAATTTAAGCATGCTCTACTATGGGATGGGGCTGCAAATGCCGGTTATTATGCTATTGTGCATGTCCAGGGCGCAATACCGGCTTCGAACAGAAGGGACGACGCGTTGGGACAAGCATAGGTTTACCGTCGTTCACGGGGATCATGGCCTGATTCGCAGGTTCGTTTGTTTCCTGCTTATTGTCGGCTTTATTGTGCTGCGGGTCATTGATTTCAGCATTTTGCCGTTTCGTTTGTGA
- a CDS encoding GH25 family lysozyme, whose protein sequence is MKNLQARSPSHLKVIDVSHHQGTIDWEKVRSDGVVGTLIKATEGTTYTDPNMAVNADGALKAGLHIGFYHYAHPERNDALSEAAQFVSVIQGRKSEFPHTLDVEGDAANVPSSKLTDWCVQWLKEVERLTGQKTMIYTGASFAKTYLGKKLGQWPLWVAHYGTNKPMDNGIWDTWSVFQYTSSGKVKGIGGNVDINAMEEAFYKQYTAPKIVTPLSDTDTIKVVINDMLAAYGRNVNGSIYAPLRQLGDALGAAITWDTATRTPFVSGKVITNYMLIDSVTYVSVRATGEYLGGTVTWDSKTQKVYIYYKA, encoded by the coding sequence GTGAAGAACTTGCAAGCGAGAAGCCCAAGTCACTTAAAGGTCATTGATGTTTCGCATCATCAGGGCACGATCGATTGGGAAAAGGTGCGTTCTGATGGTGTCGTGGGGACGTTGATCAAGGCAACGGAAGGAACGACCTATACGGATCCGAACATGGCCGTTAATGCGGATGGCGCGCTGAAAGCCGGGCTGCATATCGGCTTCTATCATTATGCGCATCCGGAGAGGAACGACGCTCTGTCCGAAGCGGCACAGTTTGTCTCTGTCATTCAAGGCCGCAAATCCGAATTCCCCCATACGCTGGATGTGGAGGGCGATGCAGCCAATGTACCGTCCTCGAAGCTGACAGATTGGTGCGTGCAATGGCTGAAGGAAGTCGAACGATTGACGGGACAGAAGACGATGATTTATACGGGAGCCAGCTTCGCGAAGACCTACCTTGGGAAGAAGCTCGGTCAGTGGCCGCTCTGGGTCGCCCACTACGGCACGAATAAACCGATGGATAACGGCATCTGGGACACCTGGTCGGTGTTTCAATATACGTCCAGCGGCAAGGTGAAGGGCATCGGAGGGAACGTCGATATCAACGCAATGGAGGAAGCCTTCTACAAGCAATATACCGCCCCTAAGATCGTGACTCCCTTGAGTGACACCGATACGATCAAGGTCGTCATCAACGATATGCTCGCCGCATATGGCCGCAACGTGAACGGGTCCATCTACGCCCCGTTAAGACAGCTTGGTGATGCGCTCGGCGCGGCAATAACCTGGGATACCGCGACCCGAACGCCTTTCGTAAGCGGCAAAGTAATCACGAATTACATGCTCATCGACAGCGTTACCTATGTCAGTGTCAGAGCCACAGGCGAGTACCTTGGCGGTACCGTGACATGGGACAGCAAGACGCAGAAGGTTTATATTTATTACAAGGCCTGA
- a CDS encoding epoxide hydrolase family protein, translated as MSMRYRLCLPVVLALSLGLTACASNANSSGENPQANLRKFSTNQQPIDVKSTDKSVIRPFHFTASDVQLADLRNRIKATRWPDRETVPDQSQGVPLATIQALARYWATDYDWRKFEAKLNALPQYTTNIDGVDIHFIHVRSKHANALPLLVTHGWPGSVAEQMKIVGPLTNPTAYGGKATDAFDLVIPSIPGYGFSGKPITTGWTPDHIANAWAVLMKRLGYSKYAAQGGDWGAIITDHMGAHAPAGLVGIHTNMPGAVPASIDKAINNGEPMPAGLTADEKTAWKELAFLYKHVGYAEMMGTRPQTLTALADSPVGLAAFMLDHDAKSLKLISKAFAGQPGGLSRDDVLDNITLYWLTNTGVSSSRLYWENKGAPFFAVRGVKVPVAVSVFPDELYEAPRSWTKQAYPKLMYYHKVNKGGHFAAWEQPMLFAQELRMAFQSLR; from the coding sequence ATGAGCATGAGATACCGGCTTTGTTTGCCTGTTGTTCTGGCCTTGTCCCTCGGATTGACGGCCTGCGCCTCTAATGCCAATAGCAGCGGTGAGAATCCGCAAGCCAATCTCCGCAAATTCAGTACAAATCAGCAGCCGATCGATGTGAAGTCTACAGACAAGAGCGTGATCCGTCCATTTCATTTCACGGCTTCGGACGTGCAGCTCGCCGACTTGCGCAATCGCATCAAGGCGACGAGATGGCCGGACCGGGAAACGGTCCCGGATCAATCGCAGGGCGTACCGCTTGCGACGATTCAGGCGCTCGCGCGCTATTGGGCGACGGATTACGATTGGCGCAAGTTCGAGGCGAAGCTGAACGCCCTGCCGCAGTACACCACCAATATCGACGGCGTGGATATTCATTTTATTCACGTTCGCTCGAAGCACGCGAATGCATTGCCGCTCCTCGTTACGCATGGATGGCCGGGCTCGGTCGCCGAGCAGATGAAGATCGTTGGACCGCTTACGAATCCCACAGCCTATGGCGGGAAGGCGACTGACGCGTTCGATCTGGTTATTCCATCGATACCGGGCTACGGGTTTTCGGGTAAGCCGATTACAACCGGATGGACCCCTGACCATATCGCTAACGCTTGGGCGGTGCTGATGAAACGCCTCGGCTATTCGAAGTATGCGGCGCAGGGCGGCGATTGGGGCGCGATTATTACGGATCATATGGGCGCTCATGCCCCTGCGGGACTGGTCGGCATTCATACCAACATGCCCGGCGCGGTACCGGCATCGATCGATAAGGCGATCAATAATGGAGAGCCGATGCCTGCCGGCCTTACGGCCGACGAGAAGACTGCGTGGAAGGAACTGGCTTTCTTGTACAAGCACGTCGGCTATGCCGAAATGATGGGGACACGGCCGCAGACGCTGACCGCGCTTGCGGATTCGCCCGTCGGGCTCGCTGCCTTTATGCTTGATCATGACGCGAAGAGCCTGAAGCTGATCTCGAAGGCATTTGCCGGGCAGCCCGGGGGCCTCTCGAGAGACGATGTGCTGGACAACATCACGCTCTACTGGCTGACGAATACGGGGGTTTCCTCGTCGCGTCTCTACTGGGAGAACAAGGGCGCTCCCTTCTTCGCCGTCAGGGGCGTCAAAGTTCCGGTGGCCGTCAGCGTCTTCCCCGACGAGCTGTACGAGGCGCCGCGGAGCTGGACGAAGCAGGCCTATCCGAAGCTTATGTATTACCACAAGGTGAACAAGGGCGGACACTTTGCGGCGTGGGAGCAGCCGATGCTATTCGCCCAAGAACTCCGCATGGCCTTCCAGTCGCTGCGCTAG
- a CDS encoding ATP-binding cassette domain-containing protein translates to MIEVNDLRKTYTTYERGHTLLDAVKSLVHRKEVEVEAVKGLSFRVEQGEMIGFLGPNGAGKSTTLKMLTGVLHPTSGEARVLGYVPWKQRKSYVARIGAVFGQKSQLLWDIPPLDAFHMNKAIYGLTEADFRTALNDLVDLLDVGAVMRKPTRQLSLGERMKCEFIMAMLHRPEIVFLDEPTIGLDVIAKENIRSFIKRMNEQGVTFVLTTHDLGDVEQLAKRVMVVNHGEIIFDDGIGALKGMLGDKKIVRLVAASPLADALGPGVALLEQKSSHEVKLEIDTAVVSLNAFLQNCSASTVIVDMAIEEVPIERAIKVLYG, encoded by the coding sequence ATGATCGAAGTTAACGATTTACGCAAAACGTATACGACCTACGAGCGCGGCCATACGCTGCTCGATGCCGTGAAGAGCCTCGTTCACCGCAAAGAGGTGGAGGTCGAAGCGGTCAAAGGGCTCTCGTTTCGGGTGGAGCAGGGGGAAATGATCGGATTTCTCGGGCCGAACGGCGCAGGAAAGTCGACCACGCTCAAAATGCTGACGGGCGTTCTTCACCCCACCTCAGGCGAAGCCCGGGTGCTCGGCTATGTGCCGTGGAAGCAGCGCAAATCCTACGTCGCCCGCATCGGCGCCGTCTTCGGCCAGAAATCGCAGCTGCTCTGGGATATTCCGCCGCTGGATGCGTTTCATATGAACAAGGCGATCTACGGGCTCACGGAAGCCGACTTCCGCACTGCCTTGAACGATCTCGTGGATTTGCTGGACGTCGGCGCGGTCATGCGCAAGCCAACTCGCCAGCTGTCACTCGGCGAGCGGATGAAATGCGAGTTCATCATGGCCATGCTGCACCGGCCGGAGATTGTTTTTCTAGACGAGCCGACGATCGGACTCGACGTCATCGCGAAGGAAAACATCCGCTCCTTCATCAAGCGTATGAACGAGCAGGGCGTCACGTTCGTGCTGACGACGCATGACCTTGGCGACGTGGAGCAGCTGGCGAAGCGAGTCATGGTCGTGAATCATGGCGAAATTATATTCGACGACGGCATCGGCGCGCTCAAGGGAATGCTCGGCGACAAGAAAATCGTGCGCCTCGTCGCGGCATCGCCGCTTGCGGATGCGCTCGGCCCGGGCGTTGCGCTCTTGGAGCAGAAGTCGAGCCATGAGGTGAAGCTCGAGATCGACACCGCGGTCGTATCGCTGAACGCGTTTTTGCAGAATTGCAGCGCGAGCACGGTGATTGTAGATATGGCGATCGAGGAAGTACCGATCGAACGGGCGATCAAAGTGCTGTACGGGTGA
- a CDS encoding ABC transporter permease has protein sequence MRGSIAAFLSVMRTVVASRLAYRGDLYFSMLVTLLGETVLPLITLLIYRSGASFPGWSLSEVMLIQAVFMLAKGLAYPFFFGMVYNTLDRVQDGTFDVLLLKPRSALFMTLVTGFSIDGLGRLLGGLALFLIALTGVHVPGAAAWLGFIMLMVMSVCILFASALFMSGMLFHWVGSSRVYEIHDSITAFGRYPRTIYAKPLQWILTYVLPVAMIAFLPASTLLGRANAGLAGAIAFSVVFLAAGLLFWHGMLRKYSSAGG, from the coding sequence ATGAGGGGCTCCATTGCTGCCTTCCTGTCCGTGATGCGAACCGTCGTGGCCAGCCGGCTGGCCTACCGCGGCGACCTCTATTTCAGCATGCTGGTGACGCTGCTGGGCGAGACGGTGCTTCCGCTTATTACGCTGCTGATCTACCGGTCGGGTGCTTCCTTCCCCGGATGGAGTCTCAGCGAAGTGATGCTGATCCAAGCGGTATTCATGCTGGCCAAAGGGCTAGCCTACCCGTTCTTCTTCGGCATGGTCTACAACACGCTGGACCGGGTGCAGGACGGCACCTTCGACGTGCTGCTGCTGAAGCCGCGGTCGGCGCTGTTCATGACGCTGGTGACAGGATTCTCCATCGACGGCCTCGGGCGGCTGCTCGGCGGGCTTGCGCTGTTTCTCATCGCACTGACCGGCGTGCATGTGCCTGGTGCTGCGGCGTGGCTGGGCTTTATCATGCTCATGGTCATGTCGGTCTGCATCCTGTTCGCCTCGGCGCTCTTCATGTCCGGCATGCTGTTCCATTGGGTCGGCAGCAGCCGGGTATACGAGATTCATGATTCGATCACGGCATTCGGGCGGTATCCGCGGACGATCTACGCGAAGCCGCTGCAATGGATCTTGACCTATGTGCTGCCGGTCGCCATGATCGCATTCCTGCCGGCATCGACGCTTCTGGGACGAGCCAATGCCGGACTTGCGGGCGCCATCGCGTTCAGCGTCGTTTTCTTGGCGGCTGGTCTGCTGTTCTGGCACGGCATGCTGCGCAAATACTCCAGTGCAGGCGGGTGA
- a CDS encoding ABC-2 family transporter protein yields MKALRILRAVAFVTFKEWAAYRSHMLATLLVGPVYFLVQLSIWKAVFATQDTIGGMHITEMLSYYGIAAIITYIVFDFADWNFQMLIRTGKFMTFLLRPMSHRYFALSQKVGHRTLGFLLEFIPVYLIFRFAFGISLVPERLFWTILSLLLSFMMVFFINYCVGMTAFWLTNTGGIRSIFLILRDLCAGVFVPLSFFPDAVQHVLLFLPFQFMTYVPVRVFLGDYELAGYSMSIPAIVGLQALAVAVMWGVSELIWRAGIRRFTGVGA; encoded by the coding sequence ATGAAAGCACTTCGGATCCTGCGGGCGGTCGCGTTCGTCACCTTCAAGGAATGGGCTGCGTACCGCTCGCATATGCTGGCTACTTTGCTTGTGGGACCGGTTTATTTTCTCGTGCAGCTGTCGATCTGGAAGGCGGTCTTCGCGACGCAGGATACGATCGGCGGCATGCATATAACGGAGATGCTGAGCTATTACGGCATTGCAGCCATCATTACTTATATCGTCTTTGATTTTGCCGACTGGAACTTCCAGATGCTCATTCGTACGGGGAAATTCATGACGTTCCTGCTTCGACCGATGTCGCACCGGTATTTCGCCTTGTCGCAGAAGGTCGGCCACCGCACGCTTGGTTTCCTGCTGGAGTTCATTCCGGTGTATCTGATATTCCGATTCGCGTTCGGCATCTCGCTTGTGCCAGAGCGGCTGTTCTGGACGATTCTGTCGTTACTGCTCAGTTTCATGATGGTGTTCTTCATCAATTACTGCGTCGGCATGACGGCGTTCTGGCTGACGAATACGGGCGGGATTCGAAGCATTTTCCTTATTCTTCGCGATTTGTGCGCTGGTGTATTCGTGCCGCTGTCTTTCTTCCCAGATGCCGTGCAGCATGTGCTGCTCTTCCTGCCGTTTCAGTTTATGACCTACGTGCCGGTCCGCGTCTTCCTGGGCGATTACGAGCTGGCCGGCTATTCGATGTCGATTCCGGCGATCGTCGGTCTGCAGGCACTGGCCGTCGCGGTCATGTGGGGCGTCTCCGAACTCATCTGGCGCGCCGGCATCCGGCGGTTCACGGGGGTGGGCGCATGA